One part of the Raphanus sativus cultivar WK10039 chromosome 7, ASM80110v3, whole genome shotgun sequence genome encodes these proteins:
- the LOC108815434 gene encoding nucleolin 1-like: MDAYDILRSEREEFESEAAEKAFADRISGKPRALISVAGYNPNLPEDDIKKELIELFSSCGDVTRVNIVPKDPDHNPNLDRHALVILFGDGAEEKALQLNGTDVGGWNALVKVESDEEDEEAARYRSSLINELMNDPKFWYGVSVRGYDTDLPVDEVETVLKGLFSFCGEITHFFCRYSRQAG; the protein is encoded by the coding sequence ATGGACGCGTACGACATCCTGAGATCCGAGAGGGAAGAGTTCGAGAGTGAGGCTGCTGAAAAAGCCTTTGCCGACAGGATCAGTGGCAAGCCCCGAGCTTTGATTTCTGTGGCGGGATACAACCCTAATCTGCCTGAGGATGATATCAAGAAGGAACTGATTGAACTCTTCAGTTCATGTGGCGACGTTACAAGGGTTAATATTGTTCCCAAAGACCCTGATCATAACCCTAATCTCGACAGACATGCTTTAGTTATTCTTTTCGGAGATGGGGCAGAAGAGAAGGCCTTGCAACTTAATGGGACTGACGTTGGAGGATGGAATGCTCTTGTTAAGGTTGAAtcggatgaagaagatgaggaggCAGCACGCTATAGATCCTCTCTGATTAACGAACTAATGAATGACCCAAAATTTTGGTATGGCGTTTCGGTTAGGGGATATGACACTGACCTTCCTGTAGACGAAGTCGAGACGGTTTTGAAAGGACTTTTCTCTTTTTGTGGGGAGATAACTCATTTTTTTTGTCGATACTCTCGACAAGCTGGTTAA